The following proteins are encoded in a genomic region of Arthrobacter jiangjiafuii:
- a CDS encoding alpha/beta fold hydrolase, with the protein MTTSPDAPRPVTQFLQLNEGRIAYDRTGSGPMVLLVPGMGELRASYRFLGPRLVKAGFTVVTCDLRGHGESSASFTSYGDADTAGDISALLEHLGEPAVVAGNSMAAGAAVIAAADRPDLVAGLVLIGPFVRNPPNQSAAVGLAFRMLMAKPWAARVWGMYLPMLYAGRQPADFSDYRREVVAAIRRPGYGKSFSLTTRTTHAPAEAALARVSAPTLVIMGEKDPDFKDPASEAQWVAAALDGSVVMVPDTGHYPQSQDPAIVGDAVVQFLASAVYRA; encoded by the coding sequence ATGACCACTTCACCAGATGCACCCCGCCCAGTCACCCAGTTCCTCCAGCTCAACGAAGGCCGGATCGCCTATGACCGCACAGGGTCCGGCCCCATGGTCCTCCTCGTCCCCGGAATGGGGGAACTGCGGGCCAGCTACCGCTTCCTTGGTCCCCGGCTCGTCAAGGCCGGTTTCACTGTCGTGACCTGCGACCTGCGCGGCCACGGCGAGAGCAGTGCTTCGTTCACCTCCTATGGCGACGCCGACACCGCCGGCGACATTTCGGCACTCCTGGAGCATCTGGGGGAGCCGGCCGTGGTGGCAGGGAACTCCATGGCTGCCGGAGCAGCCGTCATAGCCGCCGCCGACCGGCCCGACCTGGTGGCCGGACTGGTCCTGATTGGACCCTTCGTGCGGAACCCGCCCAACCAGAGTGCCGCCGTCGGGCTGGCTTTCCGCATGCTGATGGCGAAGCCCTGGGCGGCCCGCGTCTGGGGAATGTACCTTCCAATGCTCTATGCCGGCCGGCAGCCTGCGGACTTCAGCGACTACCGCAGGGAAGTGGTGGCTGCCATCCGCCGCCCCGGATACGGGAAGTCCTTTAGCCTGACCACCCGCACCACCCACGCCCCCGCGGAGGCGGCCCTTGCGCGGGTGAGCGCCCCCACCCTGGTGATCATGGGGGAGAAGGACCCCGACTTTAAGGATCCGGCGTCGGAGGCGCAGTGGGTTGCCGCAGCCCTGGACGGCTCGGTGGTGATGGTCCCGGACACCGGCCACTATCCGCAGTCCCAGGACCCCGCAATAGTAGGCGACGCCGTGGTGCAGTTCCTGGCCAGTGCGGTCTACCGTGCCTAG
- a CDS encoding TetR-like C-terminal domain-containing protein: MPRAALSASAVVAAGAQLLDEVGPADFSLAVLAERLGVRPPSLYKHTDGLAGLRRSIMLHSKRDLAGVLVQAAVGRSGDAAVRAVANAYRQWALAHPGQYPATQLPPVAGDADDASASAAIFNVTQGVLSGYELTGDDVAHAIRFLRSSFHGFLALETAGGFQMPVDIDTSYERLVDSIIAALNSWRPAA; this comes from the coding sequence GTGCCTAGGGCAGCGCTCAGCGCCTCGGCGGTTGTGGCGGCCGGTGCACAGTTGCTGGATGAAGTGGGGCCGGCCGACTTCAGCCTGGCTGTCCTTGCCGAGCGATTGGGCGTCCGTCCGCCGTCGCTCTACAAACACACCGACGGGCTGGCCGGCCTGCGGCGCAGCATCATGCTCCACAGCAAACGGGATCTGGCCGGCGTTTTGGTGCAGGCCGCTGTCGGCCGATCCGGTGACGCGGCCGTCCGTGCGGTTGCCAACGCTTACCGGCAATGGGCACTTGCCCACCCTGGCCAATACCCTGCCACCCAGCTCCCGCCCGTGGCCGGTGATGCGGATGACGCCTCGGCATCTGCAGCCATTTTCAACGTGACCCAAGGGGTGCTCTCCGGCTATGAACTGACCGGAGACGACGTCGCGCATGCCATCCGTTTTCTCCGCAGCTCCTTTCACGGGTTCCTCGCGCTGGAAACCGCCGGCGGATTCCAGATGCCCGTCGACATCGATACCAGCTATGAACGGCTGGTCGACAGCATCATCGCCGCCCTGAACAGCTGGAGGCCGGCAGCCTGA
- a CDS encoding glyoxalase: MEKQMYQGAEQGADYTAEAPTPFGLGIHHVQLSIPAGTEDDCRRFYVGILGFTEVQKPPVLAARGGLWLRADKLEIHLGVEEDFRAAKKSHPGILVADLDALAVHVGGHGLVPEWDDAFPGMRRFYLRDNNGNRLEFLSPAS; the protein is encoded by the coding sequence ATGGAAAAGCAGATGTATCAGGGTGCCGAGCAGGGCGCCGACTACACAGCCGAGGCGCCTACACCTTTTGGCCTGGGCATCCATCACGTCCAGCTGTCGATTCCAGCGGGCACGGAAGATGACTGCCGCCGCTTCTATGTCGGCATTCTCGGCTTCACGGAGGTGCAGAAGCCGCCGGTGCTCGCGGCCCGCGGCGGCCTTTGGCTGCGGGCGGACAAGCTGGAAATCCACCTCGGCGTCGAAGAGGACTTTCGTGCGGCGAAGAAGTCCCATCCGGGCATCCTCGTTGCCGATCTGGACGCGCTCGCCGTCCATGTTGGCGGGCATGGGCTGGTGCCGGAATGGGATGACGCCTTTCCGGGCATGCGCCGGTTTTATCTGCGGGACAACAACGGGAACCGGCTGGAGTTCCTCTCCCCGGCCTCCTAG
- a CDS encoding dihydrofolate reductase family protein produces MGKVIYSVFSSLDGYNTDAERDFSWAFPDDTVVAALTADLASVSTYLYGRRMYETMAVWETDPTAAEGSPESANFAEVWKGADKVVFSSTLEDVWTERTRLEPSFTLNTLERAKAEASGDLTIEGPTLAGTALLLGAVDVVELLICPVTVGAGTKVFPDGLKLGFRLVRERRFDNGMVQVSYEVDRP; encoded by the coding sequence ATGGGAAAAGTCATCTACTCCGTGTTCTCCAGCCTGGACGGCTACAACACCGATGCCGAGAGGGACTTCTCCTGGGCCTTTCCGGACGACACCGTTGTGGCGGCACTGACCGCGGACCTGGCATCCGTGAGCACCTATCTGTACGGCCGGCGGATGTACGAAACCATGGCCGTGTGGGAAACCGACCCGACCGCCGCGGAGGGCTCGCCGGAATCAGCGAATTTCGCGGAGGTCTGGAAAGGCGCCGACAAGGTGGTCTTCTCCTCCACCCTTGAGGATGTCTGGACCGAGCGGACCCGGCTGGAGCCTTCCTTCACCCTGAATACGCTTGAACGGGCAAAGGCCGAAGCCTCCGGAGACCTCACCATCGAGGGGCCGACGCTGGCCGGGACCGCGCTGCTGCTGGGGGCGGTCGACGTCGTCGAACTGCTGATCTGCCCTGTCACCGTGGGAGCGGGCACAAAAGTGTTCCCGGACGGGCTGAAACTGGGGTTCCGGCTCGTCCGGGAACGGCGCTTCGACAACGGGATGGTGCAGGTCAGCTATGAGGTGGACCGACCCTAG
- a CDS encoding GNAT family N-acetyltransferase — protein sequence MIRSIKISNEYLLVERAPAAADYVHLRAAAGLTPRRLDQAVPALAGSWKAVHIRHVATGETVAMGRVIGDGGWYFHVVDMAVLPAHQRRGLGDAVLGSLLAAIREQAPENAYVNLLADVPGRRLYERHGFRETAPDSIGMALTGDGL from the coding sequence GTGATCAGGAGCATCAAAATCTCAAACGAATACCTTCTGGTGGAGCGCGCGCCCGCGGCCGCTGACTACGTGCACCTGCGCGCGGCCGCTGGGCTGACACCCCGGCGGTTGGATCAGGCAGTTCCGGCATTGGCCGGCAGCTGGAAGGCTGTCCACATCCGGCATGTGGCAACCGGCGAGACGGTTGCGATGGGAAGGGTCATCGGTGACGGTGGTTGGTATTTCCACGTGGTGGATATGGCTGTCCTGCCGGCCCACCAGCGGCGGGGCTTGGGTGACGCGGTGTTGGGCTCCCTCCTGGCGGCCATCCGGGAACAAGCCCCGGAGAATGCCTATGTGAACCTGCTGGCGGATGTTCCCGGGCGGAGGCTCTACGAGCGGCATGGATTCCGGGAAACCGCCCCGGATTCCATCGGGATGGCCCTCACAGGCGACGGCCTGTAG
- the uvrA gene encoding excinuclease ABC subunit UvrA: MSTAEISPKTARNKSTDPSTNGMVRVRGAQENNLRNVDVDIPRDAIVAFTGVSGSGKSSLAFGTIYAEAQRRYFESVAPYARRLLAQGHTPKVEEITGLPPAVALQQRRGTPSSRSTVGTLTTLSNSMRMLFSRGGTYPADAEPGSLDSDAFSPNTAAGACRECSGLGIAHTVTEDSLVPDPTLSIRDGAIAAWPGAWQGKNLRDILIQLGYDVDVPWKKLPKKDRDWILFTEEQPVVMITPQRDRVAKPYKGKFWSAKSYVLHTLADSGSEQMRKRVLEYMVSGPCPVCGGAGLRPEALAVTFAGRNIAELNGATLAELAEIIRPTAELKSAGTASRAKASNEDTEVAVTVTRDLLSRLQVLIDLGLGYLSLSRSTPTLSPGEMQRLRIATQLRSGLFGVIYVLDEPSAGLHPADAEPLLAVLQELKDAGNSVFVVEHNMDVVRSAEWIVDVGPQAGDGGGTVLYSGPVAGLADVAESATRPFLFGEAEDIAPTRRTPDRWLNLKGITRHNLRELDAEVPLGVLTAVTGVSGSGKSTLVSQVLAETVGEHVNGSAAAAAASAEDSEGEADDDVDPGASVRDIAGLEHLDRLVKVDQRPIGRTPRSNLATYTGLFDAVRKLYAGTDEARARGYNAGRFSFNMAGGRCETCQGEGFLAVELLFLPGTYGPCPQCHGARYNEETLEVTYRGKSIADVLAMRVETAAEFLADVPGPARSLRTLLDVGLGYLRLGQPATELSGGEAQRIKLATELQRARRGHTLYLLDEPTTGLHPQDVRLLLAQLNRLVDAGNTVVVVEHSMNVVAAADWVIDMGPSGGDAGGRIICAGTPAEVADCSASRTSTYLAAALGR, encoded by the coding sequence ATGAGTACCGCAGAAATCTCCCCGAAAACCGCCCGCAATAAGAGCACCGATCCAAGCACCAACGGCATGGTCCGCGTGCGCGGCGCGCAGGAGAACAACCTGCGCAACGTCGACGTCGACATTCCGCGCGACGCGATCGTCGCCTTCACCGGCGTCTCCGGATCGGGAAAGTCCTCGCTGGCCTTCGGCACCATCTACGCGGAAGCCCAGCGCCGCTACTTCGAGTCAGTGGCCCCCTATGCGCGGCGCCTGCTCGCCCAGGGGCACACGCCCAAGGTGGAGGAAATCACCGGGCTGCCTCCCGCCGTCGCACTCCAGCAGCGCCGCGGCACCCCCAGTTCCCGCTCCACCGTGGGGACGCTCACCACGCTCTCGAACTCCATGCGGATGCTCTTCTCCCGCGGCGGCACCTATCCGGCCGATGCCGAACCCGGCAGCCTGGACTCCGACGCGTTCTCGCCCAACACCGCCGCCGGCGCCTGCCGCGAATGCTCCGGTCTGGGCATCGCGCATACCGTCACCGAGGACTCGCTGGTGCCGGATCCCACCCTGTCGATCCGCGACGGCGCGATTGCGGCCTGGCCCGGCGCCTGGCAGGGCAAGAACCTGCGCGACATCCTCATCCAGCTCGGCTACGACGTCGACGTGCCGTGGAAAAAGCTGCCCAAAAAGGACCGCGACTGGATCCTGTTCACCGAGGAACAGCCCGTCGTGATGATCACCCCGCAGCGCGACCGCGTGGCCAAACCGTACAAGGGAAAGTTCTGGAGCGCGAAGTCCTACGTGCTGCACACGCTGGCCGATTCCGGCAGTGAGCAGATGCGCAAGCGCGTGCTCGAGTACATGGTCTCCGGTCCCTGCCCGGTCTGCGGCGGCGCCGGCCTGCGCCCCGAGGCCCTGGCCGTCACCTTCGCCGGCCGGAACATCGCCGAACTCAACGGCGCCACCCTGGCCGAACTGGCCGAGATCATCCGGCCGACGGCGGAGCTCAAGTCCGCCGGCACCGCCTCCCGCGCCAAGGCCTCCAACGAGGACACCGAAGTGGCCGTCACGGTGACCCGCGACCTGCTCTCCCGGCTGCAGGTGCTCATCGACCTGGGGCTGGGCTACCTCAGCCTGTCCAGGTCCACCCCCACCCTCTCGCCCGGGGAAATGCAGCGGCTGCGGATCGCCACCCAGCTGCGCTCGGGCCTGTTCGGGGTCATCTATGTGCTCGACGAGCCCTCCGCCGGCCTGCATCCGGCCGACGCCGAACCGCTGCTGGCGGTCCTGCAGGAGCTGAAGGACGCCGGAAACTCGGTGTTCGTCGTCGAGCACAACATGGACGTGGTGCGCAGTGCCGAGTGGATCGTGGATGTGGGTCCGCAGGCCGGCGACGGCGGCGGCACAGTGCTCTACAGTGGCCCCGTTGCGGGGCTGGCCGACGTGGCTGAAAGCGCCACCCGGCCGTTCCTCTTCGGCGAGGCCGAGGATATCGCGCCGACCCGGCGGACTCCCGACCGGTGGCTGAACCTCAAGGGCATCACCCGGCACAACCTGCGCGAGCTCGACGCCGAGGTTCCGCTGGGCGTGCTCACCGCCGTCACCGGTGTCTCCGGCTCCGGCAAGTCCACGCTGGTCAGCCAGGTGCTGGCCGAAACCGTGGGGGAGCACGTCAACGGCTCGGCTGCCGCTGCCGCTGCTTCGGCTGAAGACAGCGAGGGCGAAGCGGACGACGACGTCGATCCCGGCGCCTCCGTGCGCGACATCGCCGGCCTGGAGCATCTGGACCGCCTGGTGAAGGTGGACCAGCGGCCCATCGGCCGCACGCCGCGCTCGAACCTGGCCACCTACACCGGCCTGTTCGACGCCGTCCGCAAGCTTTACGCCGGCACCGACGAGGCCCGGGCCCGCGGCTACAACGCCGGCCGCTTCTCCTTCAACATGGCCGGCGGACGCTGCGAAACCTGCCAGGGCGAGGGCTTCCTCGCCGTGGAACTGCTCTTCCTGCCCGGCACCTACGGACCCTGCCCGCAGTGCCACGGCGCCCGCTACAACGAGGAAACCCTCGAGGTCACCTACCGCGGCAAGAGCATCGCCGATGTGCTGGCCATGCGGGTGGAAACCGCGGCGGAGTTCCTCGCCGACGTGCCGGGTCCAGCGCGCAGCCTGCGTACCCTGCTCGACGTCGGCCTCGGCTACCTGCGCCTGGGCCAGCCCGCCACCGAGCTTTCCGGCGGCGAGGCGCAGCGCATCAAGCTCGCCACCGAGCTGCAGCGGGCCCGCCGGGGCCACACCCTGTACCTGCTCGACGAGCCGACCACCGGGCTGCATCCCCAGGATGTCCGCCTCCTGCTGGCGCAGCTGAACCGGCTCGTGGACGCCGGGAACACCGTGGTGGTCGTGGAGCACTCCATGAACGTGGTGGCCGCGGCGGACTGGGTGATCGACATGGGCCCCTCCGGTGGAGATGCCGGCGGCCGGATCATCTGCGCCGGAACTCCCGCCGAGGTGGCAGACTGCTCGGCGAGCCGCACCTCGACGTACCTGGCCGCGGCCCTGGGCCGATAG
- a CDS encoding DinB family protein — protein sequence MTADDLTVDDRPEPPDAGGEREILCGFLDFLRATAVFKARGLSDEDASRRLLPSLTTVSGLLRHLADVERVWFRERLDGQAGVPTRWSDAEPDGEFLVGPGDSLAAIIKDYEDACAESRAVLSRYDLDDPCAGTPAGHNVRWVLTHMIEETGRHCGHLDILRELLDGATGE from the coding sequence ATGACCGCTGACGACCTGACGGTTGATGACCGTCCCGAACCGCCGGACGCCGGGGGCGAACGTGAGATCCTCTGCGGCTTCCTGGACTTCCTGCGCGCCACCGCGGTCTTCAAGGCCCGCGGGCTCAGCGACGAGGACGCCTCCCGCCGGCTGCTGCCCTCGCTCACCACCGTCTCGGGGCTGCTGCGGCATCTGGCCGACGTCGAGCGGGTCTGGTTCCGTGAGCGGCTTGACGGACAGGCCGGAGTCCCCACGCGGTGGTCCGATGCAGAGCCCGACGGCGAATTCCTCGTCGGCCCCGGCGACAGCCTGGCCGCGATCATCAAGGACTACGAAGACGCCTGCGCCGAATCGCGCGCCGTGCTCTCCCGCTACGATCTCGACGATCCGTGTGCCGGCACACCCGCCGGGCACAACGTGCGCTGGGTCCTGACCCACATGATCGAGGAAACCGGACGGCACTGCGGGCATCTGGATATTCTCCGCGAACTGCTCGACGGCGCTACGGGGGAGTAG
- a CDS encoding SRPBCC domain-containing protein, with protein MPNAASIETIYSTTLACPAEDVWRALTSSNVQRSWMWDSRLRGSMEPGSDYALYDDGGNNLIVGTVQEAEAPYRLVLTFDARWDERVAEEPAGTLEYLITPTGDRDCVFSVRLYGLSGATADAVERDTVEIYDGLKAWLEENDGA; from the coding sequence ATGCCCAACGCTGCCTCCATCGAAACCATCTACTCCACAACGCTGGCCTGTCCGGCCGAAGACGTCTGGCGCGCTCTGACGTCTTCCAACGTTCAGCGCAGCTGGATGTGGGATTCACGGCTCCGTGGAAGCATGGAACCGGGCAGTGACTACGCCCTGTACGACGACGGCGGCAACAACCTCATCGTAGGAACCGTCCAGGAGGCGGAGGCACCGTACCGGCTTGTCCTCACCTTCGACGCCCGCTGGGACGAGCGGGTGGCCGAGGAACCAGCCGGCACGCTGGAGTATCTGATCACCCCCACCGGTGACCGGGACTGCGTCTTCAGCGTGCGGCTCTACGGACTGAGCGGAGCCACCGCCGACGCCGTCGAGCGCGACACCGTGGAGATCTACGACGGTCTCAAGGCCTGGCTGGAAGAGAACGACGGCGCCTGA
- a CDS encoding GNAT family N-acetyltransferase, giving the protein MPSLEYAAGADLPLAAVVRLYDAVGWSAYTDSPQTLAAALAGSTRVAVAWEDAELVGLARVVSDGHSICYLQDILVDPRHQRTGLGRQLAELVLAPFAHVRQKVLLTDTEPGQKAFYEALGYRQAGGEAADDDGGLPLRAFVRFDA; this is encoded by the coding sequence ATGCCATCCCTCGAATACGCCGCCGGCGCCGACCTGCCCCTTGCCGCCGTCGTCCGCCTTTACGACGCCGTGGGCTGGAGTGCCTATACCGACAGCCCGCAGACCCTGGCCGCCGCCCTCGCCGGGTCGACGCGTGTGGCAGTGGCCTGGGAGGACGCGGAGCTGGTGGGCCTGGCCCGCGTCGTCTCGGACGGGCACTCCATCTGCTATCTGCAGGACATCCTGGTGGACCCGCGGCATCAGCGCACCGGCTTGGGCCGGCAGCTCGCCGAGCTGGTCCTGGCCCCGTTTGCGCACGTGCGGCAGAAGGTGCTGCTCACCGACACCGAACCCGGACAGAAGGCGTTTTACGAGGCCTTGGGCTACCGGCAGGCCGGCGGAGAAGCGGCCGACGACGACGGCGGGCTGCCGCTGCGAGCGTTTGTCCGGTTCGACGCCTGA
- a CDS encoding DUF2975 domain-containing protein, which yields MTRDAIAELKLILAILFAAAVVAQTVILPWMAADIVAHFPEVQSLRQPILVLSVLAVACIEAALLCLWRLLTLAGLKRTSGRQFLRCLDALVVSLLAGAILMGSMLAMITEADQGTGGPIPPLVLLTGIGGCTVAALIVLAKRRQLTVAAERETRRA from the coding sequence GTGACCAGAGACGCCATCGCTGAGCTGAAGCTGATCCTTGCCATCCTGTTCGCCGCGGCGGTGGTGGCCCAGACCGTCATCCTGCCGTGGATGGCTGCCGACATAGTCGCCCACTTTCCGGAAGTCCAAAGCCTGCGGCAGCCCATCCTGGTGCTGTCCGTGCTCGCCGTGGCCTGCATCGAGGCGGCGCTGCTCTGTCTATGGAGACTGCTGACCCTGGCGGGGTTGAAGCGGACCTCCGGGCGCCAGTTCCTCCGCTGCCTGGACGCGCTGGTGGTGTCGCTGCTGGCTGGCGCCATACTGATGGGCTCAATGCTTGCCATGATCACGGAAGCGGACCAGGGAACCGGCGGCCCGATACCCCCGCTGGTGCTGCTGACGGGAATAGGCGGGTGCACTGTTGCGGCACTCATTGTCTTAGCGAAGCGGCGCCAGCTTACCGTTGCAGCTGAACGGGAGACCCGTCGTGCCTGA
- a CDS encoding DUF3592 domain-containing protein, whose translation MAKALAFLLAGLVIFVGGSTLGVGMVLEAQDDRRVLAEGVRTTGVITKVEFYTDRRRHSYKDLTVYFLTEDRRVYGKRTLERYYDHVEGPESTVADQMHGEKRVVFYDRSDPGNSVIEGATQSFTVAYLVILLAAGFGAAFIRSGWVGLRRRQA comes from the coding sequence ATGGCCAAAGCCTTAGCATTTCTGCTTGCCGGGCTGGTGATCTTTGTCGGGGGAAGCACACTGGGTGTGGGAATGGTCCTGGAGGCTCAGGATGACCGCAGAGTGCTGGCCGAAGGCGTCCGAACCACCGGCGTCATCACTAAAGTCGAGTTTTATACCGATCGGAGGCGCCACTCATACAAGGATCTGACGGTTTACTTTCTCACTGAAGATAGACGCGTTTACGGCAAGCGCACCCTTGAACGGTATTACGATCACGTTGAAGGGCCAGAATCGACAGTTGCAGACCAGATGCATGGCGAAAAAAGGGTAGTTTTCTATGATCGCTCTGATCCGGGCAATTCAGTCATAGAGGGCGCGACTCAATCGTTCACCGTGGCTTATCTGGTGATTCTGCTCGCCGCCGGCTTCGGAGCTGCGTTTATCCGGTCGGGCTGGGTTGGGCTGCGGAGAAGGCAAGCGTGA
- a CDS encoding HRDC domain-containing protein, producing the protein MTAQIPGTASNTTSADPQVEPPELPLLAAPKDGVPLIIDSMRGLERAAKALAAGTGPAGVDAERASGFRYGQRAFLVQIRREGSGTWLIDPEPFDNLDIINDALQGVEWILHAATQDLPCLSELGMWPDKLFDTELAARLAGLPRVGLAAVIENLLGFTLAKEHSAADWSTRPLPEPWLRYAALDVEVLAELRIELIKVLDDAGKLAFAEQEFEAIRTAPPTPPRVDPWRRTNGIHQLRDRRQLAVVRELWTEREHLAENRDTAPGRLIPDSAIVAAARAMPTTVPQLLGTPGFHGRAAQKEAPRWMRCISAGRSTTELPPLHIPTHAPPPPRVWPKNDPAAAARLQTAKPRLAAVAEKLNLPIENLLTPDHLRRVAWRPPADINLDSISAALRDLGAREWQIEQTAAVLTVAFLDPDPLVEKEKDTAASR; encoded by the coding sequence ATGACCGCGCAAATACCCGGCACCGCCTCGAACACCACATCCGCTGACCCACAGGTAGAGCCTCCCGAACTCCCGTTGCTGGCGGCGCCAAAAGACGGAGTGCCGCTGATCATCGACTCCATGCGGGGCCTGGAGCGAGCAGCCAAGGCGCTGGCCGCCGGAACCGGACCTGCGGGCGTCGACGCCGAACGTGCCTCCGGATTCCGCTACGGACAGCGCGCCTTCCTGGTCCAGATCCGCCGCGAGGGCTCGGGCACCTGGCTGATCGACCCGGAACCGTTCGACAACCTGGACATCATCAACGATGCCCTGCAGGGTGTGGAATGGATCCTGCACGCGGCCACCCAGGACCTTCCCTGCCTGTCCGAACTGGGCATGTGGCCGGACAAGCTCTTCGACACCGAGCTCGCGGCGCGCCTGGCCGGACTGCCGCGCGTGGGTCTGGCCGCCGTCATCGAAAACCTGCTCGGCTTCACCCTGGCCAAGGAACACTCCGCAGCCGACTGGTCCACCCGCCCGCTGCCCGAGCCCTGGCTGCGCTACGCCGCACTGGACGTGGAAGTCCTCGCGGAGCTGCGCATTGAACTGATCAAAGTGCTCGACGACGCCGGCAAGCTCGCCTTCGCGGAGCAGGAGTTTGAAGCCATCCGCACGGCACCGCCGACACCGCCCCGCGTCGACCCGTGGCGCCGGACCAACGGCATCCACCAGCTGCGCGACCGCCGGCAGCTCGCCGTCGTGCGTGAACTGTGGACCGAACGCGAGCACCTGGCCGAGAACCGCGACACCGCTCCCGGCCGGCTGATTCCGGACTCGGCCATCGTTGCCGCTGCCCGGGCCATGCCCACCACCGTGCCGCAGCTGCTGGGCACGCCCGGCTTCCACGGCCGGGCCGCGCAGAAGGAAGCCCCGCGCTGGATGCGCTGCATCTCAGCCGGCCGGTCCACCACTGAGCTGCCGCCCCTGCATATCCCTACACATGCCCCGCCGCCCCCGCGCGTCTGGCCCAAGAACGATCCCGCCGCTGCAGCGCGCCTGCAGACCGCAAAGCCGCGCCTGGCTGCCGTCGCGGAGAAACTGAACCTGCCGATCGAGAACCTGCTGACACCGGACCACCTGCGCCGGGTGGCCTGGCGCCCGCCGGCAGACATCAACCTGGACAGCATCAGCGCCGCGCTGCGGGACCTGGGTGCACGGGAATGGCAGATCGAGCAGACGGCAGCGGTCCTCACGGTCGCCTTCCTGGATCCCGATCCGCTGGTGGAGAAGGAAAAGGACACCGCGGCTTCCCGCTGA
- a CDS encoding DUF3000 domain-containing protein: MGDLAQVPPEFLNALGSLRRAQCRPELHLNEIPAPARLAPFAVSLGAEVLAAGPLARDEGLGHGPSGIVVPEQTELAAGRFILLHDPDGSAVWNGNFRIVTYIRAELEPDMGNDELLGSVAWTWLVEALQEHNAGYSSAGGTATRILSESYGTLAGRGDAIDIELRASWTPDTSDIQAHLEAWSDMVCTFAGLPPLPDGVTPLPRVRLT; the protein is encoded by the coding sequence ATTGGTGACTTAGCACAAGTACCCCCCGAATTCCTGAACGCCCTCGGTTCCCTGCGCCGGGCGCAGTGCCGACCTGAGCTGCACCTGAATGAGATTCCGGCGCCCGCACGGCTGGCCCCCTTCGCGGTTTCTCTCGGTGCGGAGGTCCTGGCCGCCGGGCCGCTTGCCCGCGACGAAGGCCTCGGCCACGGGCCCTCCGGAATCGTGGTGCCGGAACAGACCGAACTGGCAGCAGGCCGGTTTATCCTGCTGCACGACCCCGACGGGTCAGCCGTCTGGAACGGAAACTTCCGGATCGTCACCTACATCCGTGCCGAGCTGGAACCGGATATGGGCAACGACGAGCTGCTGGGCTCGGTGGCCTGGACCTGGCTCGTGGAGGCCCTGCAAGAGCACAACGCCGGATACTCCTCGGCCGGCGGCACCGCCACCCGGATCCTCTCCGAGAGCTACGGGACCCTGGCCGGCCGCGGCGACGCCATCGACATCGAGTTGCGCGCCTCCTGGACCCCGGACACCTCGGACATCCAGGCCCATCTGGAAGCCTGGTCCGACATGGTCTGCACCTTCGCCGGGCTGCCGCCGCTGCCCGACGGCGTCACTCCCCTGCCGCGCGTGCGCCTCACCTGA